In Erigeron canadensis isolate Cc75 chromosome 8, C_canadensis_v1, whole genome shotgun sequence, the DNA window ATGGAGCCGCACATTTTAGGCACCATAGCCTGGAGGCCTGAAACGTTGACCGTGGAAGTAATGATGCCACGTAGGCAACGATGTGAGTCTCCTTGTTTCTCCATGATGGAATTCTTTCCCATCAATTCAACCGAGGAAGTCGGCCACGAGCTTACCACCAATTTAAACTCATTCGACATAAAGAACTTATTAGCGTTCGCCCCATTCACCACCACAGTTGGCGAACCCATCAATTTTGTCTTGAAGACATTGCCATATTTATTGATTCTGGGTTGGAAAAAGTTTTCATACAGCTGATTCATGCGTTGAGCATTGTAGAACTCGATCGTTTCTCCGATCCAAGGAAGACCCATGTCCCCAGATGGTAGTCTGATCACCTTGTTGGTTCGCCTTTTCGAGTTTTTGTAGATACAGAGTATAATAGAGAAGATGGTGAGGGTTAGTGTAAAAAGAAGAGTCATGAAAGAATCCATTGATGGAGTTTGAGTCTTTGTACGAGTATTTTATTTGGTAACGTGTGTTTGTGAGATGGATGTGTTAAGATGGAAAGAATTGAAAGAGTATATATAGGTATGCATAAGGAAAAGGTTAGTTGAATTTAGTCAGTTACCAAAGTCAACTGATTATTATctattagaaataaataaattaacaaatacACTTGTTAATGTAAATTGTTGGGATGGCGGATGTAATCGAAAGTCGGCCCGACTAAAAGATTCATATTTATTCGCAGCATGTGATCCCCACCCTTTCCCTATTTGCTGACTGTGCTTCCCAGTTGTAAGACTATCTCTAAGTCTCTAACCATCTTTctaaaattcattttttctcTGAACTAAGAATTTTAGAGATATAATCATGTTCCAACTAGAATTGTCTAGACCGTCAATACTAAACCCTACTTGAAATCCCACCTGATCATAATCGTCCTGAACAAACAGAGTTAGAGTCAAAGATTTTTAACATGTCAATCCATCAACTTTATCTTTTCAAGTCGGTTTTGACTTGACTTTTGGGTTTTCAAGTTGACCTGTCAACACAGATATTTTTTTATGCTTTTacatattatcttttttaattgtaaacaACACCTTAATAGATCGAATCGAACCAAAAAAACAAGCTCATactgactatatatatatatatatatatatgagagagatcaaataagaaggggtcttaaggagagaagggaaaggtcttatgaaccaatcagaacgtgacatgtggattttttttaaaaaaaaaaacgcggtggcatttctgtaaataaatcaaacttttgtcagcctggttctaggtcagcttgggtctgaatcagcttgggttatgatcagcttggtcagcctgggttctaggtcagcttggttggtcagctcgggttctgggtcagcttgggttttgatatgcttggttggtcagcttcgttgggtcagattggtcagcctGCGTTATGGGTCAGCTTAGTCAGCCTGCaatttgggtcagcttgggatctacatttgtgtagattatgtgtagttttgtgtcaagctaaccaacatgacccaacctgacccagactcCAAGCTAAcacaacccaaccccaagctgacctaacctgaccacaagttgacccaaaacccataatctacatttgtgtagattgtgtcaagctgacccaacccaagcttaccaagctgacccaacctgacccaaccccaagctgacccaaaacccataatctacatttgtataGATTGTAtaaagctgacccaacccaagctaaccaagctgacccaacctgaaccagaccccaagctgactcaatccaaccccaacctgaccccaagcagATTCAacacccataatctacatttgtgtagattgtgtcaagttgacccaacccaagctaaccaagctgacccaacctgacccataCCCCAAGCTGAcacaacctgaccccaagctgacccaacccaagctaacccaacctgacccaatcagaccctgaccccaatcttaacaaactgatcatgctgaccaactAAGCTGAtcagatcccaagctgacccagaccaagttgaccaaccaagctaacccagaactcaagctgaccaaactaagctgaccaagctgacctacCAAACTGATcagaacctaagctgacccagacccaagctgacccagattccagGCTGATCAAGcttcaaaaaagtttgatttatttactaaaatgccaccgcgcattttttttcattttgacacatgtcgcgttctaattggcctataggaccttctctccctaaGACATCTTCTTCtcggatctctaccctatatatatatatatattgacaccATTGTCTTAAAGAAtatttaataaagaaaagtaaataaaagaaatgataatgtTTCCAATGTTTGGTGATAACGCTCAAATTATGCATATTTGTTTGAGCGTTTTTGTGTCATTTAGCGTATATATATTACCcatttgaatgtaaattaatgcaTTTTAGTTACTTATTACTTTCATAAGTGTTTTTATAGGTTACATTGTTAAATTGATGAGAAAATGCACTAAAAAAGACAATAAAAAAGTTCTTCATTGTTTGGCCGTAATTTATTCATTCGGACTACGATCGAGACGATTCAACTTTCTACGGATTCAAGAAATTAAGATCTACAAGTTACATGTTGATCACTTTCGATAAATTAGCTACCATGATCACTTTTTGAAAGATTACAACATAAGATAATACATGAAGCAACATTTATGGCTACTTGGGCCCATTGTActtgaaatgaatgaaatgCTAGCATGTAACACACACGTTTTCAATATTGTGACATAATATGCTAGCTTCTGGAAAAGtatcactctttttttttcctaacggAAAATTTTTTTCTATTCACACTCATCTTTTCAAAGAGGATGAAGTGAATAATCGTCTTCTATTTAAAGCAAAAGGAATGAATAGTTGCCTTTTCGGGTTTCTAAAGTTTTTCCAcagtacttttattttttaaaagaaaatgctaaataaagttCTTAGGGCTTtacttaacatgcataaaaaaggTTGTAcgtttccatattaaaagcccacctcttgatttttatgataaatgtacaactatttaatacagcttaacgaaagcccttaggaatttgtttttaaactataaactttttaagttatagttatatgtaataaaccgAATATATTTGTAAAATCGATATCtaatgtattttaaaaaaggaaaaggaatggCGCATGGATTGGTGATTTGATACTACAGTGTATattggaaaaaaagaaaaaaaagaaaaagaacaataAACTTTTGGGGGCTGGGGGAATCTTTTTGAAAGGGGTTGGAACAAAGTCAGCGTACGCAGACGTTTGGTCACATGCAAAGCCAATAAAACTTGAATCTTTTAGTCGGCCCGACTTTAAGATTTCATCAGCCACCCCCCAAATAAAAACAACTAactgtttcatttttatattagtTGACTTTTCCATCTGACTAAATTCGTTCAATCTTTCCTCTTTCAATCTCTATATGTACACTTGGACACTCCACTCTATTCAATCATCTTCACAACCcacaaatatatacaaacaacgACAACAACAAATTCATCAACATGGCCACCTACATTCTTACTATTGTCTTATTAATCATACTCTGTATCTACAAAAACTCGAAAAGGCGAACCAACAAGGTGATCAGACTACCATCTGGGGACATGGGTCTTCCTTGGATCGGAGAAACGATCGAGTTCTACAATGCTCAACGCATGAATCAGCTGTATGAAAACTTTTTCCAACCCAGAATCAATAAATATGGCAATGTCTTCAAGACAAAATTGATGGGTTCGCCAACTGTGGTGGTGAATGGGGCGAACGCTAATAAGTTCTTTATGTCGAATGAGTTTAAATTGGTGGTAAGCTCGTGGCCGACTTCCTCGGTTGAATTGATGGGAAAGAATTCCATCATGGAGAAACAAGGAGACTCACATCGTTGCCTACGTGGCATCATTACTTCCACGGTCAACGTTTCAGGCCTCCAGGCTATGGTGCCTAAAATGTGCGGCTCCATTCAAAAACATTTGGAGAGAAACTGGGACGACCGTGAAGAAATCAGTCTATATAGGTCTACCAAAATGCTTACCTTCACTATTGTCCTTGAATGCTTGTTTGGGATTGGGATTGAGCCGGAGACGTTGTTTGGTGTTTTTGAGCGTGTTTTGGAAGGCGTTTTGTCTCCTCCGGTGAATTTCCCAGGGACTAAATTCTCGAGGGCAAAGAAAGCAAGAGCGGAGATAGAGAAGATATTGGTGGCTGAAGTCAGAAGCAAGAGGGAGGCCATGGAATGCGGGACAGATGAAGAAGACAACATGCTGTTTTCTAAATTGGTGGCTGCTTTGATCAAAGGTGAAATCACTGAGGACGAAGTTGTTGATAACGTCGTCTTGCTGGTGTTTGCAGCTCATGATACGACATCTTACGCCATCACAATGACTTTCAAGATGCTCGCAAATCACCCTGACTGTTACTCTCTGTTACTTAAAGGTATATATGCgggtttttttttctgtttttattaattttagagGTTTTTTTTCAACTGCAAATGCTAGCTGTTAGTAATACTAAAAGGTATAGTACCATCAAGTTAAGTTGCAATTCCCAAGTAACAAACACGgatttaacaatttttaacaCTAAAATGATCTTAACTCACTTGCAGAACATGAAGGTATTGCTAGCAACAAAAGGCCAGGTGAGGCTTTGACGTTCGAAGATGTGAAAAAAATGGAGTATACCTGGCAGGTAGCTCGTGAGACCATGCGACTAAACCCTCCTATCTTCGGATCCTTCAGAAAAGCCACAAATGACATTGAATTCGAAGGGATTACTATTCCCAGAGGCTGGAAGGTACTAATGataacaaaattaatttatacttcaattaATTTACAAACACAAGTTGAAGGATCGATCATCTCTTCACAACCATTATCCAACTTGCACTCATTCAATAATCTTAATGTTGTTTTGTGTAGGTGCTTTGGACCACATATGGAACACATTATGATGAAAATTACTTTCCAGATCCGATGAGTTTCAACCCCAGCCGATTTGCAGATCCAGTTCAATCTTACTCTTATATACCCTTTGGTGGAGGACCAAGGTTGTGTGCAGGCTACCAGTTAGCAAAGCTCAACATTCTAGTACTTGTGCATTATGTTGTGACACGATATAACTGGTCGTTGGTCTACCCCGATGAGCCAATACTCATGGATCCGCTACCCTTTCCCTCGAAAGGGATGCCTATAAAAATTTCTCCaaaataatcagataattaaCCCATTTACCCCCATTGTAAAGATccattattattctttttgaagttatatatgttataattcTTTTAGAAACTGAAATTTCCTATGGATGCCACAagtatatttattattagttaCATTTTGAGTACGTAATTATGCCTAATCAGACACTTTCCAGGAACGAAAAAAAGAAGTAGGATTTCATTAATGACAGTTGTTTTTAAGACTATCACAGAAGTTATTAGTGTATATGTTAAGAATGGTGGTACTATCATTTTAAATAATGTACTATCATTTTAAACATAACCTTGAGGTTGTCATTATCATGACtcaaaagaatatatttttagTGATGAAGATACTTAACAGTTGATAAAACAGATAATCCATATGCTCAGATCTTGAGATGCTCTTATTGCCAATGAAAAGTCTTTAGCCTAGTCACTAATACGATGGAGATGGGGTTCAAGACTCATAATTCATTTGTCTGAATAAGATTCTTAGGATTTCAGTTAACTGGAAACACTTGGAAAAATCTTGAGTCTTGACGTGGTTAATTTGTGTTAGTTGATCATTTGAATTTAATTAGCTTAACTTTGCTatgataacatatatataattgatgtcaACTCCATACATAACCCCATGTGCTTGAAGCCTTGATGCAACAGATAACAAAATACTTATTACAGTAGCATTTTAGTGACTTAGTCTAAATATGTATTGTTGTTATCATTAAAGATGCCAATCATgtttatattatagtttagaTACCTATAATATCTCTCATGATAACAAATACTCGTACCTAAAAGATCTCTTATCTCTTATGATAACATACCTAAAATATCTCtaatcacaacaacaacaacatcaataACAACAACCATTATGATCGACGTAATTTCATAAGATTCTGAGGTTGATTTGAtttgaacttttttatttaGAATAGCTAATGAGTAAACCTTAAAACTTTAGTTTAGAGATGACAGAACAGGCAAAGCCTGGGATCGGTCCTAGCCTAGTATGATTTGTTAATTGGTCTTTAAGTGttaattctatatataatatttatctttcaacaaatgcaaagtaattaattaaatgttaacCTAAACTAGGTTCAAAAAGAACCACGCCCAAGCTAGGTTTGTCTCAATGGGCTTCAAAAAAGCCTATTTTTTGGATTAAAGATCGGTCGGGTCTCAGACGGTCTTTTGAAGGCCCAGACCAAAAGAAAGTCCACTTAGGTCTGGACCAAAATGCCTAGTCCAAACCCTATACACATGAAagttgaaaaactaaaaatgtttgtaaaaagtGAGGGAGTGGAAGTGGAACAAAGCCAGCAAATAGGTATGTAGAAAAATAGTTTTCCCCAAAGAAAGGAGCACATGTTGCTTATTATGACGTATTAACATGAATCTTTTAGTCGGCCCGACTTGCAGATTACATCCGCCACCCCAAAAAAACAGCTATTTGTATGCATAAACAATTAGTTGACTCCACACAACTTGACTCGATAGGACCAATTACACAAATTCTctctttgttttttatatgtgtGTCTATATAAACTCTTAATTATAACTCTCCCTTTAATTTATAAACCAATTAAGTAACCATTCATCAATGGCAACCTTCATATACTCACTATTaccttcatttttctttatcatCATTCTCATTTACATAATTTTCTATAAACCAAAACAGGACACCAAACTACCATCGGGCCAAATGGGTCTCCCTTGGATAGGAGAAACAATCCTGTTCTATAGAGCTCAACGAAAAAACCAACTTTTCGTTAACTTTTTTCAGCCAAGAATAAAAAAACATGGTAAAATCTTTAAGACTAAATTGATGGGATCACCGACCGTGGTGGTAAATGGGGCTGCGGCCAATAAGTTCTTCATGTCGAACGAGTTTAAATTGGTGGTTAGCTCATGGCCAACTTCATCAGTAGAAATGATGGGGAAGAACTCCATTATGGAGAAACAAGGAGATGCACACCATTGTCTTCGTGGGATCATTGCTTCAATGCTCGGCCCTACTGGCATGCAAATGATGATGCCAAAAACGTGCATCTCAATTCAGAAACACCTACAAAAGAACTGGGAAAACAATGAAGAAATTAGTCTACATCGGTCTACCAAAAGACTTACTTTCACTATAGTTCTTGAATGCTTGTTTGGGATTGGGATAGAGCAAGAGACGATGATTGGAATCTTTGAGTGTGTTCTAGAAGGTGTTTTAGCTGCTCCAATCAATCTCCCGTGGACTAAATTCTCAAGAGCTAAGAAAGCTAGAGCGGATATAGAGAAGGTACTCGTTGATGAGGTCAGAAGGAAGCAGGAAGCCATGGAAAGtggaaaagatgaagaaaacggCATGCTACTTTCTAATTTAGTTGCAGCTTTGATCAGAGGTGAAATTACAGAAGCAGAAGTTGTTGATAACgttgttttgttagtttttgcAGCTCACGATACAACTTCTTATGCGATCTCAATGACTTTCAAGATGCTAGCTAACCACCCGGATTGCTATTCTGTTCTCCTAAAAGGTAGCATTCCAATTCATACCTCAAAGTCTCAAACTAATAGCAATActttagtatgtatatataatatctcaTTAACTGCTTAATGTTTTATCCTCATGATTAATTACCAGAACATGAAGAAATTGCTAGAGCAAAAAGACCAGGTGAAACTTTAAATCTTGAAGATGTGAAGAAAATGGAGTATACCTGGCAAGTAGCACGTGAAACTATGCGACTCTGCCCTCCCATTTTCGGCTCATTCAGAAAAGCCACAACCGACATTGAGTTTGAAGGTTTTATTATTCCTAAAGGATGGAAGGTGCTTTGGACAACATATGGAACACATTATGATGAAGAATATTTTCCGGATCCAATGAGTTTTAATCCAAGTAGATTTGCAGATCTGGTTCAAGCTTATGCTTTTATACCATTTGGCGGCGGGCCAAGGCTATGTGCAGGGTATCAACTGGCAAAGCTAATTATTCTCGTGTTTATGCATTATGTCGTCACACGATATGATTGGTCATTAGTTTACCCCGACGAGCCAATAGTTATGGACCCTCTTCCCTTTCCTTCTAAAGGAATGCCTATAAAAATCTCTCCAAAATCTGATAATTAGCACCTGTACTGCTTTGTGAACTTGAACTCATAATATGAAACTAGCTACTTTAAAGTTAGAATTAACTACTTTCCTATCAGTATCAGATCATCAATTTTGAGTTATCATCAATCAGCCACCTGTTAACAAAAGGTTTAACAAATGGTGACTGAACATAaagcaataatataatatagattctCAAGGGATGCAGACTGATATATAGAGAACATGTGGTTTTACTGGCCATAATAGATAAAGATTTGGAAGTTAGGCCTGATATGTGTTTTCAAACTttattcgaatatatatatatatatatatatatagatgttggGTTTTAAGGACTAAGACCACACTAGTTACCTGtcataaaaatatcttttttggCATAATTTATATTCCCTTTTCATCATGTTCCGTATAATTAGTTAAGTTCTATACAGTGTGCGCTGACCAGAAGGTTACCACCCATttgccttttctttttaattatatagatatatacataatcTGATCCTACAACAATTATTAGGACAAAATGTATAGGCAAGTGAGCCGTTGCAACTGCATAAATAGAATATAGTATCAGTTTAATTATAAAGCATACTGTAAAGTGAATGACATGGAATCTCTAAGTTATGACAAAAAGCTAGGGAAGATCCACAACAACGGGATCTACAAATCAGGAGAGTCCTGACTTCTAAGTTAGGATATACATAGCAAAAGATTTTTTATGGATCTCTTGTTCAGTAACCATATTTCTTTTTTGTGGAATCtctttatttatgttaattaaaaacaaaggaATAACCTAGTAGCATATAACTTAGGTACTTCTAAAGGTAAATTAATGATCGTATGTGTATGTTTAAAATAgctttaactttgttttatataaatttgtctTGGAAGCATGCACTCAAGTTATATGTTACTAACTTACTATAAACATATAAGTTATATCCGTATTATGGGAACAGTGTGTGTTGTACAGATGTTGAGTACGACATTAAAGATACAtgttgtttcatatatatatattaaaaaagtaagtatggggctgttatacacctaacttgggtgaaaaacccctcacatatcaatattttaatattttgaataaatgtttgacccCTATGACTTTTATGGTTTAAAAGTAGGTATGTGAgggatttttcacccaacttagatgcctaacagcctcatattctcttccccATATATCAACAACATATATCTTTCTTATATGATAGAAAGGCAACGGAAATCACCTAAAATGAAAATGTGTagaaaaataacttaaaatcaatacATATTGTTTAATAGAAGCATAATCAACGGCTTCGGGCATGGGCAATAAGTTATACAAGGAGACATGAGTCGTGTGACTGTGGAGCGACTTTGAATTATAACACAACCATTGATATGGAGAACGTTGATGTGCATTTACCCCGAAGTTTGTAcacattaaaaaacaaatatctaTTTAAGTGGCGCAGGTTTTATACTGCTTGCAAGCATGATTGAGAAACATTCAAGTTTTTGCTCAAGTGTGGAGTACTAGGTGGAGGTGCTTAACTCGAACATATGTTGTATGGCATGTACATGTTGGTATGCGGTATCGGAGATCAAAGGGTTCCTCcaatttaacctttttttagaagaataaataaacatatttaatctAATGTTTAATAGATTACATAATTGACATACATACAACTACTTGGTTGAATTATAACTTTACCAAAAGTCATTAAACGTTTTCTAACTAAAATTACACTGTATATATTAAGAGGgtgttataaataattaaactaattatatttatcgtaattaTGAATCAATATACCTTTATTATATATCACACTCATCTTTTTAGATAATAATTCATATAACTACTACGTAAACAGATAAAATCTAGATGTCCAGGTTATCTAACAAAACGAGCCGCTAACTAATGTCACATAAAACAGAGGAGATGCCTTCCTCACATGTCATTGACTATCTATCCTCGAAGTCTTTCTCTCCGTCAAGGGTACTCTCTCTTTCTTGAACAAGCACGGTGCCATCGGGACAAAATCCTAGCATAAgctagaaaaagaagaagagaaagaggAGCGAACAAGGGAAAGAGAGGTGAGTGGCATTTAGGGGAAGTCCAGCACGAAAGCAAGTCACACCTCCAAATTTTTACTCGTTGGGTGGACTGATCCATCTTGAGGTGAGTGTTTCTTGTTGATCTTTCCCCCAAATTTTTATTAGGTCATTTTGTATTGATTTCGTATAAAAGCAAATCATTTATTGCATCCGAATTATACATAAAACTTGATCTTTTCTTATCGTTGTGCAAGGTCTTCAAACTATTTGCTTAAATTTCAGCATTTCCCCACATTTTAGTTTCGACTTGAAACAATCATCCCTTGGATGTGTTTGAAGTCGTGGCAAAACATAATTTTCACCTAGCTATCAGGCTTGCACATTAAATCCCAAGTTCACATTGATTTGAAACGATACATAAGCAAGACAATGTGTAAGATCAAAACATCCAACAATGCCCCAAAGACTTGGGAGTTGGGAGTTGGGACAGGAGAAGATTTACAAAACAAGTCCTTTAGTAACTCAGCAATAGTTTAGTAATGCGGTAATTAAATAGCAATATTTACATGCATCAAAGACTTGAGATGAATCCCCTCAAAGCCGTAAGGCTAAAGGGGAAACATCGACCTCTTTTAAACTGGCGATTAACTGAACCCATACAAATATATTGGCAATCAATCAATTATATCAACTCAAAAAGTAATTCTTACAAAATAAAGAGTAAAGAAAATCACATTTCCTTTCATAGGTTATCAAATCACCTGATTTAAGTGTGAGTATCAATAGATCCTGTTCAAGTGAAGCAAGAAACCAAAGTAGGACAAACTTTCACtctggttcttcttctcttAAGCTCCCATTCCCAGATACTAAGTGTGAACCACACATtagtaaaactaaaactaaaattaCTGCATCCATCATGCTGATATATATCCCAAAATCCCAAATGTAGCTCTATATAAGAACAAGTCCCAAAAAACAGTTAAATGATAGAGTCATTCTTATAACAGAGGCTATCAAAAAGGCGGAACTAGTTACCAACTTCATTCTAACTTGCATCATAGCAGATGGCTAAAGCTGAGGAGCTTGAACACGATTTTGAGTCTGAAACAAAACAACCAAACACCTGTTAGTCAACCTCTAAATAGATGAGTGCCAATTTCAGGTCATTTACTCATCAATGAGTTGACTAATAGTCATATGTTCTATCTATAAAGGGTCAAATAAGTAAAACTTAGAAATTCGGCTATAAAAGGACAGCTCAAATAGGTCATTCAATCGAGTCTAATGGATTATGAGTCTCCCTAAAGTGTATTTTCAAAGCATACAACCTCCAAACTCGATCTATTCAACAGAATTAGACAATTTGATGTAATATAACAGAATTTGTAATATCAcacaaattatttataaaatgtgAGAAGTGTTTATGAACAACCCAACACAGACCACAACAGTGTACCAAACAATTATCAGTCCTAACATTAACctgttttgacctgttacctaACATTCCTCAGCCCACCCATTTTAACCCCTCCAGAACAGAGTAACCAAACACATACAATGAGAGAAAACAGAAGAATAAACACATACCTTCTAAACCTATCCAGTCTTGTGTGCAAATCAATGATTGCAAGGTATCTGCACTTAACGAGCTTCGATGCTGATCAAGAACTCTATCAGTGATatcaaaaaccgaatccaatgaaACATTCGACATTGGAATTCCTAAAATGTTTCTCGCCATCGTAGATAGCACAGGATAGCGAGGAGTGTGTACTTTCCACCAATTTAGTACATTAAAATCAACATTACGAGGAAATAATGGCTCCTCTAAGTACTTATCAAGGTctgatttaacattttgactTTGTGACGTTTCATGAAGGAAACGGTCAAATCCCGTCAAACGATCTCGAGTATCCTTCCCACCGTTACTTCCCCCAACCTGGCTGTGTGAAGCTAATGTAGAGTACACATCATGGCCATTGTAAAGTGCCCTCATACAATTTGAAACAATATCTACACAATCTGGAGAATCACCCCCATAGATTTGCGGGTAATAATACTCTATTAGCTTCATTTTAAATCGAGGATCTAAAATTGCTGCAACTGCTAATGCCAGGCTGCATTTCTTCCAGTACTCGTCGaatttagttttcattttcattgataACGAGCTTATATATTCATCTCGGCTCTGACACCAGTCAATCAAGTTTAAATGGATAGAACAAACCTctggaaaatatatatttgcagTTGGAATTTTGGTTGCTGCAAAAACTGTAGCAGCATCAACGAAAACTTTCAAGAAACTAGTTACGGTGCTAGCTTGATTCCATTCATCATCAGATGGACAAGTTGTGTAAGAAGTGTCCTGTTCTTGGAGACGGGAAAACGCCTCTCGGTATTCCACAGCAGCACCAAGCATGATATAGGTAGAATTCCAGTGGTGCGGATTATCCAGGTAT includes these proteins:
- the LOC122610917 gene encoding taxadiene 5-alpha hydroxylase-like produces the protein MATFIYSLLPSFFFIIILIYIIFYKPKQDTKLPSGQMGLPWIGETILFYRAQRKNQLFVNFFQPRIKKHGKIFKTKLMGSPTVVVNGAAANKFFMSNEFKLVVSSWPTSSVEMMGKNSIMEKQGDAHHCLRGIIASMLGPTGMQMMMPKTCISIQKHLQKNWENNEEISLHRSTKRLTFTIVLECLFGIGIEQETMIGIFECVLEGVLAAPINLPWTKFSRAKKARADIEKVLVDEVRRKQEAMESGKDEENGMLLSNLVAALIRGEITEAEVVDNVVLLVFAAHDTTSYAISMTFKMLANHPDCYSVLLKEHEEIARAKRPGETLNLEDVKKMEYTWQVARETMRLCPPIFGSFRKATTDIEFEGFIIPKGWKVLWTTYGTHYDEEYFPDPMSFNPSRFADLVQAYAFIPFGGGPRLCAGYQLAKLIILVFMHYVVTRYDWSLVYPDEPIVMDPLPFPSKGMPIKISPKSDN
- the LOC122580666 gene encoding taxadiene 5-alpha hydroxylase-like; translation: MATYILTIVLLIILCIYKNSKRRTNKVIRLPSGDMGLPWIGETIEFYNAQRMNQLYENFFQPRINKYGNVFKTKLMGSPTVVVNGANANKFFMSNEFKLVVSSWPTSSVELMGKNSIMEKQGDSHRCLRGIITSTVNVSGLQAMVPKMCGSIQKHLERNWDDREEISLYRSTKMLTFTIVLECLFGIGIEPETLFGVFERVLEGVLSPPVNFPGTKFSRAKKARAEIEKILVAEVRSKREAMECGTDEEDNMLFSKLVAALIKGEITEDEVVDNVVLLVFAAHDTTSYAITMTFKMLANHPDCYSLLLKEHEGIASNKRPGEALTFEDVKKMEYTWQVARETMRLNPPIFGSFRKATNDIEFEGITIPRGWKVLWTTYGTHYDENYFPDPMSFNPSRFADPVQSYSYIPFGGGPRLCAGYQLAKLNILVLVHYVVTRYNWSLVYPDEPILMDPLPFPSKGMPIKISPK